A stretch of the Musa acuminata AAA Group cultivar baxijiao chromosome BXJ2-7, Cavendish_Baxijiao_AAA, whole genome shotgun sequence genome encodes the following:
- the LOC103990506 gene encoding protein pxr1: MGGKGKKRREKNYRSAHGGDTRLPPPPSVKEMEAIPSKLRKIMELKNLNSSSAKPGPAPTPKDAGKEKRKERSAVEKKVNTKEEPSSEFSSVTKEGIQGKKDKDIDDKDATMTPSLGNERKRKRKKNAPKDLRFQELDQAAATTRKKKRKEYLEARRKKNKKAKIDGVVDFPGREKIKFGEVVEAPPKLSVPKKSLKTPHDAFHERIRLEAIEAYRNQRGWTSRPGVQIPVPQNPSS, encoded by the exons ATGGGTGGGAAGGGCAAGAAGAGGCGGGAGAAGAACTACCGATCCGCTCACGGCGGGGATACGCGCCTCCCGCCGCCTCCCAGCGTCAAGGAGATGGAGGCCATCCCCTCCAAGCTCCGCAAGATTATGGAGCTCAAGAACCTCAATTCGTCTTCCGCCAAGCCAG GGCCTGCGCCAACCCCCAAAGACGCGGGtaaagagaagagaaaggaaagaagcGCCGTCGAGAAG AAAGTCAACACAAAAGAAGAGCCTTCTTCCGAGTTCAGTTCTGTGACCAAAGAAGGCATCCAGGGAAAGAAGGACAAAGATATAGACGACAAAGATGCAACCATGACACCAAGCTTAGGTAACGAGAGAAAAAGGAAACGGAAAAAGAATGCACCCAAGGATCTCCGTTTTCAAGAATTAGATCAAGCTGCTGCTACCACAAGGAAGAAAAAACGCAAAGA GTATCTTGAGGCCaggagaaagaaaaataagaaagcaaAGATAGATGGTGTTGTAGACTTCCCTGGGCGTGAAAAGATCAAGTTTGGTGAAGTTGTTGAGGCTCCACCTAAGTTATCAGTTCCTAAG AAGTCTTTAAAGACTCCCCATGATGCTTTTCACGAAAGAATCAGGTTAGAGGCTATTGAAGCTTACAGGAATCAGCGAGGATGGACATCCAGACCCGGTGTCCAAATTCCTGTTCCGCAAAATCCATCGTCGTGA
- the LOC103990505 gene encoding DEAD-box ATP-dependent RNA helicase 7 — MPSLVLSDHLLSSEETKKLKPKELQNGIPEEGEQRKKKKKKKHAEIESTYGELDSSMEDMASEKKAKKGKKRKASDDDEKSDTTSDSTQPTVAEKQAAAVNGGAMKKPKLMKDDDGETDNAADDPNALSNFRISNVLRETLNSKGIKALFPIQAMTFDLILDGFDLVGRARTGQGKTLAFVLPILESLTNGVHKASRKSGYGRSPSVLVLLPTRELANQVYSDFEAYGGTVGLSSCCLYGGSPYRTQEILLRRGVDIIVGTPGRIKDHIERGNLDLKALKFRVLDEADEMLNMGFVDDVELILGKVEDTSKVQTLLFSATLPDWVKKISTRFLKQDKKTADLVGNEKLKASANVRHLVLPCTRSARPQLIPDIIRCYSRGGRTIIFTETKESASELAGLLPGARALHGDIMQAQREVILAGFRSGRFLVLVATNVAARGLDINDVQLIIQCEPPHDVEAYIHRSGRTGRAGNTGVAILLYEPKHSFSVSRIERESGVKFEHISAPQPADIAESAGSEAADAISNVSDSVIPIFRSQAEQLLSSSELSAVDLLAKALAKAVGFTDIKKRSLLSSMENYVTLLLQTGKIIYSPSFAFSTFRRFLPDEKIEGVKGLSLTADGTGAVFDVPADDVNAFLEGQENAQSVSIEVLEKLPPLQDTDRSKRGNSGRGRFGGGRFSGGRGGNSSSNRRNGGGGFIGRGRGRGKASSGGRNRFNRWK; from the exons ATGCCTTCTCTCGTCTTATCCGACCATCTTCTCTCCTCCGAGGAGACCAAGAAATTGAAGCCCAAGGAGCTCCAGAACGGCATCCCTGAGGAGGgggagcagaggaagaagaagaagaagaaaaagcatgCGGAGATCGAGTCTACATACGGCGAGCTCGATAGCAGCATGGAGGATATGGCGTCCGAGAAGAAGGCAAAGAAGGGCAAGAAGAGAAAGGCCTCTGATGATGACGAAAAAAGTGACACCACGTCCGATTCCACCCAGCCGACCGTCGCCGAGAAGCAAGCAGCGGCAGTGAATGGGGGCGCAATGAAGAAGCCGAAGCTGATGAAGGACGATGACGGAGAGACAGACAACGCTGCCGATGATCCAAATGCTTTGTCCAATTTTAGGATCTCGAACGTCTTGAGGGAGACTCTGAATTCGAAGGGGATTAAGGCTCTGTTCCCCATCCAGGCCATGACTTTCGATCTCATACTCGATGGGTTTGATTTGGTCGGTCGAGCACGGACTGGTCAG GGTAAAACCTTGGCTTTTGTGTTGCCTATATTGGAGTCACTGACCAATGGAGTGCATAAGGCATCAAGGAAGAGTGGTTATGGGAGATCTCCAAGTGTTTTGGTACTTCTTCCAACTCGTGAGCTGGCAAATCAG GTTTATTCAGACTTTGAGGCCTATGGTGGGACAGTAGGTTTATCTTCATGCTGTTTATACGGTGGATCCCCTTACCGTACTCAAGAAATTTTACTAAGGCGAGGAGTTGATATCATTGTTGGGACTCCCGGACGCATAAAA GATCACATTGAAAGGGGGAACCTTGACCTGAAGGCTTTAAAGTTCCGTGTCCTTGATGAAGCAGATGAAATGTTAAATATGGGTTTTGTCGATGATGTGGAACTAATTCTTG GTAAAGTTGAGGATACTAGCAAAGTTCAAACACTTCTCTTCAGTGCTACCCTGCCTGACTGGGTAAAGAAG ATATCTACACGATTTCTAAAGCAAGATAAGAAAACAGCTGATCTTGTTGGCAATGAGAAATTGAAGGCTAGCGCCAATGTTAGACATCTTGTTCTTCCTTGTACTCGTTCAGCAAGACCACAACTTATTCCCGATATTATCCGTTGTTATAGCCG TGGTGGCCGAACCATCATTTTCACCGAGACAAAAGAATCTGCATCTGAACTTGCTGGGTTATTACCTGGTGCACGTGCTTTGCATGGGGACATAATGCAAGCACAACGTGAG GTCATACTTGCTGGATTTAGGTCAGGCAGGTTTTTAGTTTTAGTTGCTACAAATGTGGCAGCACGTGGCTTAGACATAAATGATGTGCAGTTGATTATACAG TGCGAACCCCCACATGATGTTGAAGCTTACATTCATCGATCAGGGCGAACTGGAAGAGCTG GAAATACTGGTGTTGCTATTTTGCTTTATGAACCCAAACACTCGTTTAGTGTTTCTAGAATAGAGAGAGAGTCAGGTGTTAAGTTTGAGCATATATCTGCCCCTCAGCCTGCTGATATTGCTGAATCAGCTGGATCTGAAGCAGCTGATGCTATTTCAAATGTCTCCGACAG TGTTATTCCAATTTTTCGTTCACAAGCAGAGCAGCTGTTAAGCTCCTCTGAATTATCAGCAGtggatttactagcaaaagccctTGCCAAGGCTGTT GGTTTCACTGACATAAAAAAGAGGTCACTTCTCTCTTCTATGGAGAATTACGTGACATTACTTCTTCAGACAGGAAAGATAATCTATTCACCTTC GTTTGCTTTTAGTACGTTCAGAAGATTCTTGCCTGATGAGAAGATTGAAGGTGTTAAAGGCCTTTCTCTTACTGCTGATGGCACAGGTGCAGTGTTTGATGTGCCTGCTGATGATGTAAATGCATTTCTTGAAG GCCAAGAAAATGCTCAGTCGGTGTCCATTGAGGTCCTGGAAAAATTGCCCCCTTTGCAAGACACAGATCGGTCGAAACGTGGTAACTCGGGCCGAGGAAGGTTTGGCGGTGGCAGATTCTCTGGTGGTAGAGGTGGCAACAGCAGTTCAAATAGAAGAAACGGTGGTGGTGGTTTCATCGGTAGAGGCCGTGGCCGAGGAAAAGCTAGTAGTGGTGGTCGTAACAGATTTAACAGGTGGAAGTGA